A window of the Streptomyces formicae genome harbors these coding sequences:
- the rsmA gene encoding 16S rRNA (adenine(1518)-N(6)/adenine(1519)-N(6))-dimethyltransferase RsmA has translation MSTTDPDGPDGTGGPDALLGPADIRELAAALGVRPTKQRGQNFVIDANTVRRIVRTAEVRPDDIVVEVGPGLGSLTLALLEAADRVTAVEIDDVLATALPATIAARMPERKDRFALVHSDAMKIRELPGPPPTALVANLPYNVAVPVLLHMLERFPTIERTLVMVQAEVADRLAARPGNKVYGVPSVKANWYAEVKRAGAIGRNVFWPAPNVDSGLVSLVRRAEPLKTTASKAEVFAVVDAAFAQRRKTLRAALAGWAGSPAAAEAALVAAGVSPQARGEALTVEEFARIAENREAGK, from the coding sequence GTGAGCACCACTGATCCCGACGGCCCTGACGGCACCGGCGGCCCCGACGCCCTGCTCGGCCCCGCCGACATCCGCGAACTGGCCGCAGCGCTCGGCGTACGCCCCACCAAGCAGCGCGGCCAGAACTTCGTCATCGACGCCAACACGGTCCGCCGGATCGTCCGCACCGCCGAGGTGCGCCCCGACGACATCGTGGTGGAGGTCGGACCCGGGCTCGGCTCGCTCACCCTCGCACTGCTGGAGGCCGCGGACCGGGTGACCGCCGTCGAGATCGACGACGTCCTCGCGACCGCGCTGCCCGCCACGATCGCCGCGCGGATGCCGGAGCGGAAGGACCGTTTCGCCCTCGTCCACTCCGACGCGATGAAGATCCGGGAGCTGCCGGGCCCGCCGCCCACCGCGCTCGTCGCCAACCTGCCGTACAACGTCGCGGTGCCCGTCCTGCTGCACATGCTGGAGCGCTTCCCGACCATCGAGCGGACACTGGTCATGGTCCAGGCCGAGGTCGCCGACCGGCTCGCCGCCCGGCCCGGCAACAAGGTCTACGGCGTCCCGTCCGTCAAGGCCAACTGGTACGCGGAGGTCAAGCGCGCCGGGGCGATCGGCCGCAACGTCTTCTGGCCCGCGCCGAACGTCGACTCCGGGCTCGTCTCCCTCGTCCGGCGGGCCGAGCCGCTGAAGACCACGGCGTCCAAGGCCGAGGTCTTCGCCGTCGTCGACGCCGCCTTCGCCCAGCGCCGCAAGACCCTGCGCGCCGCGCTCGCCGGCTGGGCGGGCTCCCCGGCGGCCGCCGAGGCGGCGCTCGTCGCGGCCGGGGTGTCGCCGCAGGCGCGGGGCGAGGCCCTGACGGTGGAAGAATTCGCGCGTATCGCGGAGAACCGAGAGGCGGGCAAGTGA
- a CDS encoding resuscitation-promoting factor, which yields MSTSQGSQQGSRQGTPQAGRQDTPQGIPQRIPPAGRRVVRAGRRASGPTAPPPPPGPPAPVAPSRRAGTATPAVSPYAPTVTALTAPPYGTPPGPVAPGPAMPASAAPGTGGRAEARRAARRRRTGRGGGAVDGLRRIVPQALVVAFLAGGTTAFVAADKAVRLSVDGVPRSLHTFAGDVGELLADEGLAVGEHDIVAPAPGAPLASGDEVVVRYGRPVTLTIDGHRRQVWTTARTVDDALRRLGVRAEGAFLSTSRAMPIGRKGLTLDVRTERTVTVMADGRERTIRTNAATVGEAVGQAGITLRGQDTTSVPPGSFPRDGQTVTVMRITRTQQVREEPVPYGTVRVHDPSLHSGTEVVEQQGRSGSRRVTYALRTVNGVRQKPRKVAEENVREPVTQRVLVGTKPLPDSVAGADGLNWTALAQCESGGRPDAVDPSGTYGGLYQFDTRTWRALGGKGRPQDAPAAEQTYRAKKLYVQRGASPWPHCGRRLYR from the coding sequence GTGAGTACTTCGCAGGGCAGTCAGCAAGGCAGTCGGCAGGGCACTCCGCAGGCCGGCCGGCAGGACACTCCGCAGGGAATTCCGCAGCGGATTCCGCCGGCCGGCCGTCGTGTCGTACGCGCCGGGCGCCGCGCCTCCGGGCCCACGGCGCCCCCGCCGCCGCCCGGGCCGCCCGCCCCCGTGGCGCCGTCCCGGAGGGCCGGCACGGCGACGCCGGCCGTCTCCCCGTACGCGCCGACCGTCACGGCGCTCACGGCGCCCCCGTACGGCACCCCGCCCGGCCCCGTCGCTCCCGGCCCCGCCATGCCCGCCTCCGCAGCACCCGGCACCGGCGGCCGCGCCGAGGCCCGCCGGGCAGCCCGCCGCCGCAGAACGGGACGGGGCGGCGGCGCCGTCGACGGCCTGCGCCGGATCGTCCCGCAGGCCCTCGTCGTCGCCTTCCTCGCCGGCGGCACCACCGCCTTCGTCGCCGCCGACAAGGCCGTCCGCCTCAGCGTCGACGGGGTGCCACGCAGCCTGCACACCTTCGCCGGCGACGTGGGCGAGCTGCTCGCCGACGAGGGACTGGCCGTCGGCGAGCACGACATCGTCGCCCCGGCCCCCGGCGCCCCCCTCGCCAGCGGCGACGAGGTCGTCGTCCGCTACGGCCGCCCCGTCACGCTCACCATCGACGGCCACCGCCGCCAGGTGTGGACCACCGCCCGCACCGTCGACGACGCGCTGCGCCGGCTCGGGGTGCGGGCGGAGGGGGCGTTCCTGTCCACCTCCCGCGCCATGCCGATCGGCCGCAAGGGCCTCACCCTCGACGTCCGCACCGAGCGCACGGTCACCGTCATGGCCGACGGCAGGGAGCGCACGATCCGTACGAACGCGGCGACCGTGGGGGAAGCCGTCGGGCAGGCCGGGATCACCCTGCGGGGCCAGGACACCACCTCCGTACCGCCCGGCAGCTTCCCGCGCGACGGCCAGACCGTCACCGTCATGCGGATCACCCGCACCCAGCAGGTCCGCGAAGAACCCGTCCCGTACGGCACCGTCCGGGTCCACGACCCGTCCCTGCACTCCGGCACCGAGGTCGTCGAACAGCAGGGGCGGTCCGGCTCCCGCCGCGTCACCTACGCCCTCCGCACGGTCAACGGCGTCCGGCAGAAGCCGAGGAAGGTCGCCGAGGAGAACGTCCGGGAGCCGGTCACGCAGCGGGTCCTCGTCGGGACGAAGCCGCTGCCGGACTCCGTCGCGGGCGCCGACGGCCTCAACTGGACGGCGCTCGCCCAGTGCGAGTCGGGCGGGCGGCCGGACGCGGTCGACCCGTCGGGGACGTACGGCGGGCTGTACCAGTTCGACACCCGCACCTGGCGCGCTCTGGGCGGCAAGGGCCGCCCGCAGGACGCGCCCGCCGCCGAGCAGACGTACCGCGCGAAGAAGCTCTACGTGCAGCGGGGGGCGAGTCCGTGGCCGCACTGCGGCCGTAGGCTGTACCGGTGA
- a CDS encoding 4-(cytidine 5'-diphospho)-2-C-methyl-D-erythritol kinase produces MSVTVRVPAKVNVQLAVGGVREDGYHDLANVFLAVGLYDEVTVAPAETLTVTCSGPGADQVPLDRTNLAARAAELLAARHGIDPAVHIHIAKDIPVAGGMAGGSADGAGALLACDALWSTGASRDELLDICAELGSDVPFSLVGGAALGTGRGERLTVLPVGGAFHWVFAVADGGLSTPAVYREFDRLNEGVDVPAPVASPMLLDALGTGDAAALAGALANDLQPAALSLRPSLADTLTAGTEAGALAALVSGSGPTTAFLAKDSDAAAVIAETLLASGTCRSARVASAPAQGATIL; encoded by the coding sequence GTGAGCGTCACCGTACGGGTACCGGCCAAGGTCAACGTCCAGCTGGCCGTGGGCGGGGTCCGCGAGGACGGATACCACGACCTCGCCAACGTCTTCCTCGCCGTCGGCCTGTACGACGAGGTCACGGTGGCGCCGGCCGAGACGCTGACCGTCACCTGCTCGGGACCCGGCGCGGACCAGGTCCCCCTCGACCGTACGAACCTCGCTGCCCGCGCCGCGGAACTGCTCGCCGCGCGCCATGGCATCGACCCGGCCGTCCACATCCACATCGCCAAGGACATCCCCGTCGCCGGCGGCATGGCGGGCGGCAGCGCCGACGGCGCGGGCGCGCTGCTCGCCTGCGACGCGCTGTGGTCCACGGGGGCGTCGCGGGACGAACTCCTCGACATCTGCGCCGAACTCGGCAGCGACGTGCCGTTCAGCCTGGTGGGCGGTGCGGCGCTCGGCACCGGGCGCGGGGAACGGCTCACCGTCCTGCCGGTCGGCGGCGCCTTCCACTGGGTCTTCGCGGTGGCCGACGGAGGTCTGTCGACCCCGGCCGTGTACCGCGAGTTCGACCGCCTGAACGAGGGGGTGGACGTCCCCGCGCCGGTGGCGTCCCCGATGCTGCTCGACGCCCTGGGCACGGGTGACGCGGCCGCGCTGGCGGGCGCGCTCGCGAACGACCTCCAGCCCGCCGCGCTGTCCCTGCGGCCCTCTCTCGCGGACACCCTCACGGCGGGCACGGAAGCGGGCGCGCTCGCCGCCCTCGTCTCCGGGTCCGGCCCGACGACGGCCTTCCTCGCGAAGGACTCGGACGCGGCGGCGGTCATCGCCGAGACCCTGCTGGCCTCGGGTACCTGCCGCTCGGCCCGGGTGGCCTCGGCCCCGGCGCAGGGCGCGACGATCCTGTAA